In Cryptomeria japonica chromosome 10, Sugi_1.0, whole genome shotgun sequence, a genomic segment contains:
- the LOC131045548 gene encoding disease resistance protein L6 gives MEEYIPPTAKIPFRSNKEYHVFLSFRGKDVRNTLVDHLYVALTNAGLNVFLDSQKLKKGEIIGLSLEKAIESSAIRIPIFTRGYAGSAWCLREAATMVNTQGLIIPLFYDVDPTHVRYPRGISSPYKQAFEKHYSHCDHIQRQEIEWWKYALQHICPCLQLYGHSVRYQRKEIDGWKDALKEICSRSGWSMNTTGG, from the coding sequence ATGGAAGAATACATCCCTCCCACAGCTAAAATACCTTTCCGAAGTAATAAGGAATATCATGTGTTTCTGAGTTTCAGGGGGAAAGATGTGAGAAATACTCTGGTTGATCATCTCTATGTAGCTCTCACCAATGCCGGACTCAATGTGTTTTTAGACAGCCAGAAACTGAAAAAGGGAGAAATAATTGGATTGAGCTTGGAAAAAGCAATCGAGAGCAGTGCCATACGCATTCCCATATTTACTAGAGGCTATGCTGGGTCCGCATGGTGTCTCAGGGAGGCCGCAACAATGGTGAACACTCAGGGTTTAATCATTCCTCTCTTTTATGACGTGGATCCAACTCACGTGAGATATCCTCGAGGGATCTCCAGTCCGTACAAGCAAGCATTTGAAAAACATTATAGCCATTGCGATCATATACAAAGACAAGAGATTGAGTGGTGGAAGTATGCTCTTCAACATATCTGTCCATGTCTACAACTTTATGGGCATTCAGTTCGATACCAAAGAAAAGAGATCGACGGATGGAAGGATGCCCTGAAAGAGATCTGTTCGCGCTCAGGGTGGTCCATGAATACAACTGGAGGGTAA